ACATTGACAGGTATGAAGATTGATATCAATCGAAAAACATTTGCGGTAGCAAATAAAACAGGTGGTGTATCAGGTCCGGCAGTACATCCAATCGCAGTGCGTATGGTATATCAGGTTGCTCAGGCAGTTCAGATCCCAATCATCGGAATGGGCGGTATCGCATCAGCAGAAGATGCAATTGAGATGATCCTCGCAGGTGCAAGTGCAGTGTCTGTGGGAACAGCAAACTTCTACAATCCGACAATTACAATGGATGTTGTAGAGGGCATCGAGCAGTACATGAAGAAAAATGGATTCGAGTCCGTAGCAGATATGGTAGGAATCGTAAAATAGAACCAAGAACCAGTTGGGGACGGAGTTTTCCGGCTTTTCCTTGCAAAAAAAAGCCGGAAAACTCCGTCCCTTTTTGGCTTTTTTTAAAAGAATACTTGCAAATTTATACAAAAATATGTATACTAAATGCAATTCAATAAACCTACCGAAATGGTATGGAAATAGAATCTGGAGGACATAACATGGGAAGAGAGATAGAGACAAAATGTATTCATTTAGAATCGGAAGAAGACTGTATAAAGAATTATGGTGCAATTAGTTATCCGATTTACCAGACAGCAACCTATGCACATCCGGGTGTGGAACAAAGTACAGGATATGATTACAGCAGACTTCAGAATCCGACTAGGGAACATCTGGAGAAAATTATTGCAACACTGGAAAATGGAAACGATGCATTTGCATTTTCATCCGGAATGGCAGCAATTACGATGGCAATGGAGCTGTTCAAACCAGGAGACCACCTGATCGTCGATTCAGATTTGTATGGTGGAAGCATCCGGCTGTTTCGCAATGTATCAGAAAAAAACGGAATTACATTTTCAAGAGTAGATTGTTACAAAGAAGATGTAGAAACTTATGTTCAGGATAATACAAAAGCAATTTATATTGAAACTCCGACCAATCCAATGATGAATGTAACCGATATTCGGAAGATGGCAGAGATTGCAAAAAAATACAAGCTATTATTAATCGTTGACAATACATTTCTATCTCCGTATTTCCAAAATCCGTTGGAGTTGGGAGCTGATATCGTAATTCACAGTGGGACAAAATATCTTGGCGGACATAATGATACGCTGGCAGGATTTCTTGTGACAAAGAGTGAAGAAATCAGTGAAAGATTCCGTTTTTTGATTAAAACAACCGGAGCAGGACTGGCACCATTTGACAGTTGGCTGATTTTAAGAGGGGTAAAGACGCTTGGACTTCGTATGGAACGAGCACAGGAAAATGCGATTGAAATTGCAAAATGGTTAAAGACGCAGCCGGCGGTTACTAAAGTCATTTACCCGGGCTTAGAGGAGCATCTGGGACATGAAATTATGAAAAAGCAGGCGAGAGGATTTGGCGCAATGCTGACATTCCAGCTTAGGAGCAAAGAGGACGCATTTACAATATTAGAAAAGGTACGATTGATCCAGTATGCAGAAAGCCTCGGAGGAGTAGAAACCTTGATTACATATCCTACAACACAGACACACGCAGATGTACCGGAGGAAATCCGCATAAAAAACGGAATTACCGATGCAACACTTCGTTTGTCTGTCGGAATCGAGAATATCAAAGATTTGCTGGAAGAGTTGGAGCGTGTGTTTGGAGAACTGGAAGAAAAGGAATGGTAGAAAACATGGCAGAGAGAAATTTAGATTTTGATAAAATAGTAGACCGAAGAAATACAAGATGTTTGAAATATGATTTCGCAGTGGAGCGTCATATGCCGGCAGATGTGTTGCCACTGTGGGTAGCGGATATGGATTTCGAGACTTCTTCTTATATTGAAGATGCACTGATCGAGCGTGCAAAGCATGCAATTTACGGATATAGCGATGTGAAGACGCCATATTTTGAGATTTTGAAAAAATGGATGCAGAAACATCACGATTGGGATATCCAGAGAAAATGGCTCATCAAAACGCCGGGAGTCGTATTTGCCCTGGCAATGGCTGTAAAAGCTTATACAGAACCGGGAGATGCTGTTTTAATCCAGCAGCCGGTCTATTATCCGTTTTCAGAAGTGATTAAAGATAACGGAAGAAATGTTGTAAGTAACACCCTGTATCTTGGAGAAGATAATCGCTATCACATTGATCTTGAAGACTTTGAGCAGAAAATCGTAGAGAACCAGATCAAATTATTCCTCTTATGTAATCCGCATAATCCGGTGGGAAGAGTCTGGACAAAAGAAGAACTTACAAGACTTGGAGATATTTGCGTCAAACATCATGTAACTGTTGTAAGTGATGAAATCCATGAAGATTTTGTGTTTAAAGGAAAACATCAGGTATTTGCAAATGTTAAGAAAGAATACGAAGACATTACAGTAACTTGCACTGCGCCGAGCAAGACATTTAACATTGCCAGTCTGATGATATCAAATATTCTGATTCCAAATTCGGAATTAAAAAGAAAATTTAAACATCAAATGGATGCAGCAGGTATCAGCCAGCTAAATGTATTAGGGCTGGTGGCGTGTGAAGCAGCCTACGAGCATGGCGAAGAATGGTATCAGGCAATGAAGACTTATGTAAAAGAAAACATCGAGTTTGTAAAGCAGTACGTGGAAAAACAGCTTCCGGGTGTAAAGATGGTGGAGCATGAAGGTACTTATCTTGTATGGCTTGATTTCAGAGAAAGAGGACTTAGTGTGGAAGAGCTGGATGATAAAATCGTCAATCAGGCCAAGCTGTGGCTGGATAGTGGGAAAATATTCGGAAGTTGCGGAGAAGGATTCCAGAGGATTAATGTGGCGTGTCCAAGGAAGGTGCTGGAGGAAGCGATGGAGAGGATTAAGAATGTGGTGGGGTAAGGAGTTATTTGGTTGCTATTTAATTCACTGGGTGGCAATACGTTCCTTACAAAAAAATGATATAAGAATTCTTGCTCAGATTCCATGAGCGGGTGACACATAAGAGCGTAAATTTTTGCTAAAAACAAATGAATTTGAACTCAAACTTGCTGCTATGCAGCTTCAAACATGTTCGTTCAAATTCATTAACACAAAAATTTACGCTCTAAGTGTCTCCTACGCTCACTCCATATTCGCTCGAATTTCTTATATCAATTTTTTGTAAGTAATGTATTGGCTCAAGTTGTGAAGTAAATAGCAACAAAGGATATTGAGCGACGATATCTGCGATAGTGGATTTTCGGAAATTGAAGATGCAAAATTTGCGAAGGAAGTATCCTCAAATTCCAGAAAAGGCAAGATGTAGATGCAATTTATACATGACAGGCAGGCTGAAAAGTATCTGCAAGCTCAAAGAAAAGCAAGTTGCAGATACATTGGTCAAGAAAAGAGCATCTACAACAGCAAATATTAAGGTCTTGCAGATATATCGGCCTAAAAAAGAGCATCTGCAACAGCGAATATTAAGCCAGTGCAGATACAACGGTTGCCACAAAGGCATCTGCACAAGCAAATAACCCCATGATATAGATACATCAGACACCAGAAAAGTAAATCCCTCATCGCTCCACCTATTTCAACCACGGTACACCACAAAGCAAGAAAAAGACTATGCAATTCAGCGAATTGGAGTCGGGCTTGCCCGACGAAGCTGAGCAGGAGTGCATAGTCTTTTTCTTGCTTAGGGCTGTCATGAACTAAATAGCAAACGTAAAACTTTTTGAAAAAAACACATAAAACCTATTGACATAGTAGGTAGAGGGGTATATAATTCGTACCATCAACAAAAAAGGAGAGAGAAAACATGAAAAACTTGAAAAAAACATTAGCACTGACATTAGCATTTACATTAGCAGTTGGAGTAACTGCTTGTGGTAGTTCCAAGGATTCAGCTGATTCATCGGATAAAGCATCTTCAGGGAAGGAAGTGTATCGTACACTCGATGAAATCAAAAAATCTGGAGAGATTAACATCGGAGTATTCTCAGACAAAAACCCATTTGGTTATGTAGATGAGAATGGAGAATATCAGGGATATGATATTTATTTTGCAAATAGACTGGGAGAGGATTTAGGAGTTGATGTAAACTTTGTATCCACAGAGGCAGCCAACCGAATTGAATATCTTCAGACAGGTAAGGTTGATGTGATTTTGGCAAACTTTACAGTAACAGATGAGCGTGCAGAAGAAGTTGATTTTGCACTTCCATACATGAACGTATCACTCGGTGTTGTATCAAGAGATGACAACGTAATCGAGAGCCTGGATAACTGGAATGAAGACGACTCAATCATCGTAATTTCCGGAACAACAGCAGAGACATATTTACATGAGAATTATCCGGACATCCCACTTCAGAAGTTTGATTCTTATGCAACAGCAAAAGAAGCATTTGAAAATGGTACATCAGTAGCTTGGGCAAATGATAATACAGAGGTTATCGCATTTGCACTTCAGAATAAAGGCTACACAGTAGGAATTCCAAATCTTGGAAGCGCAGACAGTATCGCACCTGCTGTAACAAAAGGAAATGACACATTATTAGATTGGATCAACGGAGAAATCGAATCATTAGGTGAAGAGAATTTCTTCCATGCAGATTATGAAGCAACATTGAAAGATACTTATGGTACAGACTATGAGGACAGCTTAGTTGTAGAAGGTGGAAAGACAGAGTAATATCTAACATAATATAGTAAAAAACATAGCAGAAAACTGTGCAAATCTGTTCTTGTGCATCAATTTTGAGAATGGTAGAATAAAAAAATGCAAATATCAATGAAAGGAGAACACGATTTCATGAATTGGGAATTTATTATAAAGTACATTCCTTTATATGAAAAGGCTGCAAAATTGACAGTCAAGATAGGAGTAATCGGAATTGTCTTAGCAATTTTAATCGGATTGATATGTGCAATGATTCAATATCACAAAATTCCTGTAGCAAGGCAGATTGCAGCAGTTTATATTGAACTTAGTAGAAATACCCCCTTGTTAGTACAGCTTTTCTTCATATATTATGGATTTCCGAAGATTGGTCTGCAGCTCGATGCAGAAATTTGTGGAGCAATCGGACTTGCGTTTTTAGGCGGAAGTTATATGGCAGAAACATTTCGCAGTGGACTGGAAACCATAGAACCAATCCAGCGAGAAAGTGCAGTTAGTTTGGGATTAAGCAATCGCCAGACAATGCAATATGTGATTCTACCGCAGGCAATGTCGGTCAGCGTACCGGCTTTTGTGGCAAATGTAATATTTTTGTTGAAGGAGACGAGTGTGTTCAGTGCCATCAGTTTGATGGATTTGATGTTTACAGCCAAAGATTTAATTGGTCTGTATTACAAAACAACAGAGAGTCTGTTTTTGCTCGTCGTCTTCTACCTGATCATTCTGCTTCCAGTGTCAATTCTGGGCAGTCTGTTGGAAAGGAGGCTGCGCCATGCCGGATTTGGGGCTTGATGTATTATTAAAAGGAAACAACATGATTCGTCTGCTGCAAGGTATGTGGGTAGCACTGCAAATCAGTCTCATTTCTATTGTAATCAGCATGCCGCTTGGAATTCTTGTTGGAGCACTGATGACAATGAAAAATAAAATCGTACGTGCGATTTTCAGAATTTATCTGGAGATTATCCGTATTATGCCACAACTGGTGCTTTTGTTCATCGTATATTTTGGAAGTACAAGAGCTTTTGGATGGAGTTTGTCGGGAGAAGTTGCTTCAATTATCGTATTTGTACTGTGGGGAACCGCAGAAATGGGAGATTTGGTAAGAGGAGCGCTGATCAGTATTCCAAAGCATCAATACGAGAGCAGTGAGGCACTTGGCCTTACAAAAATCCAGACATATCGCTATATCATTATTCCGCAGACCGTCAGACGACTGGTACCGCTTGCAATCAATCTGATCACACGAATGATCAAGACAACCAGCCTTGTGCTTATGATTGGTGTTGTGGAAATGTTGAAAGTGGCACAGCAGATAATCGAGGCAAACCGTATGACAAGTCCGAATGCAGCATTTGGAGTATTCCTTGTTGTATTCTTGCTTTACTTCATTGCATGCTGGCCAATTAGTACGCTTGCCAGATATCTGGAAAGAAAATGGGGGTGATGTTCATGGCAGAAACATTATTGAATGTAAAAAATCTTACAAAGAAATTTGAAGGCCATACGATATTAGATGGTATGGATTTGGAAATAAAACAAGGTGAAGTAGTAGTCGTAGTTGGTCCAAGTGGATGCGGAAAGAGTACATTGCTTCGCTGTATCAATGCATTGGAGCCAATTCAGGGAGGAGAAATCCGTCTTCAAGGAGACCTGGTTGAGTATGGCAGCAAGAATCTGGCATCGCTTCGTCAGAAGATAGGAATGGTATTCCAGAGTTATGAATTATTTCCTCATTTGACAGTGATGGATAATATTACATTGGCACCGACAAAGGTACAGAAACGTAAAAAAGAAGAAGTAAAAGAAGAGGCAATGCAGCTTCTTGAAAGAGTCGGTTTGGCAGATAAGGAAAATAGTTATCCAAGACAGTTGTCCGGTGGTCAGAAACAGCGTGTGGCAATCGTTCGTGCACTGTGTATGCATCCGGAGATTCTGTTATTCGATGAGGTAACGGCAGCACTTGACCCGGAGATGGTTCGAGAAGTATTAGATGTAATGCTCGACCTTGCAAAGCAGGGAAGAACAATGATCATCGTAACACATGAGATGCAGTTTGCAAAAGCTGTTGCAGACCGCGTGATATTCCTGGACCAGGGCAAGATTGTGGAAGAAGATGCA
This Ruminococcus hominis DNA region includes the following protein-coding sequences:
- a CDS encoding MalY/PatB family protein, with protein sequence MVENMAERNLDFDKIVDRRNTRCLKYDFAVERHMPADVLPLWVADMDFETSSYIEDALIERAKHAIYGYSDVKTPYFEILKKWMQKHHDWDIQRKWLIKTPGVVFALAMAVKAYTEPGDAVLIQQPVYYPFSEVIKDNGRNVVSNTLYLGEDNRYHIDLEDFEQKIVENQIKLFLLCNPHNPVGRVWTKEELTRLGDICVKHHVTVVSDEIHEDFVFKGKHQVFANVKKEYEDITVTCTAPSKTFNIASLMISNILIPNSELKRKFKHQMDAAGISQLNVLGLVACEAAYEHGEEWYQAMKTYVKENIEFVKQYVEKQLPGVKMVEHEGTYLVWLDFRERGLSVEELDDKIVNQAKLWLDSGKIFGSCGEGFQRINVACPRKVLEEAMERIKNVVG
- a CDS encoding amino acid ABC transporter ATP-binding protein; the protein is MAETLLNVKNLTKKFEGHTILDGMDLEIKQGEVVVVVGPSGCGKSTLLRCINALEPIQGGEIRLQGDLVEYGSKNLASLRQKIGMVFQSYELFPHLTVMDNITLAPTKVQKRKKEEVKEEAMQLLERVGLADKENSYPRQLSGGQKQRVAIVRALCMHPEILLFDEVTAALDPEMVREVLDVMLDLAKQGRTMIIVTHEMQFAKAVADRVIFLDQGKIVEEDAPEVFFENPKTERAKQFLNVFTFDRAR
- a CDS encoding amino acid ABC transporter permease; its protein translation is MPDLGLDVLLKGNNMIRLLQGMWVALQISLISIVISMPLGILVGALMTMKNKIVRAIFRIYLEIIRIMPQLVLLFIVYFGSTRAFGWSLSGEVASIIVFVLWGTAEMGDLVRGALISIPKHQYESSEALGLTKIQTYRYIIIPQTVRRLVPLAINLITRMIKTTSLVLMIGVVEMLKVAQQIIEANRMTSPNAAFGVFLVVFLLYFIACWPISTLARYLERKWG
- a CDS encoding trans-sulfuration enzyme family protein, translated to MGREIETKCIHLESEEDCIKNYGAISYPIYQTATYAHPGVEQSTGYDYSRLQNPTREHLEKIIATLENGNDAFAFSSGMAAITMAMELFKPGDHLIVDSDLYGGSIRLFRNVSEKNGITFSRVDCYKEDVETYVQDNTKAIYIETPTNPMMNVTDIRKMAEIAKKYKLLLIVDNTFLSPYFQNPLELGADIVIHSGTKYLGGHNDTLAGFLVTKSEEISERFRFLIKTTGAGLAPFDSWLILRGVKTLGLRMERAQENAIEIAKWLKTQPAVTKVIYPGLEEHLGHEIMKKQARGFGAMLTFQLRSKEDAFTILEKVRLIQYAESLGGVETLITYPTTQTHADVPEEIRIKNGITDATLRLSVGIENIKDLLEELERVFGELEEKEW
- a CDS encoding amino acid ABC transporter permease, with the translated sequence MNWEFIIKYIPLYEKAAKLTVKIGVIGIVLAILIGLICAMIQYHKIPVARQIAAVYIELSRNTPLLVQLFFIYYGFPKIGLQLDAEICGAIGLAFLGGSYMAETFRSGLETIEPIQRESAVSLGLSNRQTMQYVILPQAMSVSVPAFVANVIFLLKETSVFSAISLMDLMFTAKDLIGLYYKTTESLFLLVVFYLIILLPVSILGSLLERRLRHAGFGA
- a CDS encoding transporter substrate-binding domain-containing protein, yielding MKNLKKTLALTLAFTLAVGVTACGSSKDSADSSDKASSGKEVYRTLDEIKKSGEINIGVFSDKNPFGYVDENGEYQGYDIYFANRLGEDLGVDVNFVSTEAANRIEYLQTGKVDVILANFTVTDERAEEVDFALPYMNVSLGVVSRDDNVIESLDNWNEDDSIIVISGTTAETYLHENYPDIPLQKFDSYATAKEAFENGTSVAWANDNTEVIAFALQNKGYTVGIPNLGSADSIAPAVTKGNDTLLDWINGEIESLGEENFFHADYEATLKDTYGTDYEDSLVVEGGKTE